AAACTAAATAGCCAATGCTATTTTATTAagatatttgcattttaattacagtaattagCAGGACCAAATCTGTGCTCAAATGTGATTAATTGTAACAAATGCACTTCCAACTTCTCCCTAGGacacagtgctttctgtcagcCATCATCACACAGCTCATAAATAGTTCAGTCCTACAGGCTTACTTAATGAAACAAGAGAAGCAGGTATGGAGGCTGTGACAACACCTGAACTGTTGCTACTGTGCAACACGGGGAATCAGTGTAAAGGCCTACTTGTTTATCCCTTTTTCTAACAttacaaacataaatatacaaGCTTTTTGAATACAGGTCCTTATTTTTCCACTTTGTATATAATATTTGTAGAATATTtccatgtttttttcatttttatcagCTGCAGTAAAATGTAGATTGTTTTTCCTGCCATATTTATGATTTTCTGTGGCTTGacattttcaaaatgctgcaATTGTTTCGTTACAGATAACTCTGGCCAACTTGAGGGGTTCTGAGTAATCCCTGATAATGCTCAACAGCAATTTTATATCTTTGTTTTCTGAGGCAATTTGGCCTTTTTGCGTTGCGTCTGTGTGTAATCAAAATGTATTTCCATATTTTTAGTCTGAAGTCTTTCTGGGCAAAGCACAGCCAAGTTGCTATTGAGTTGGCAGTTGCTCTGaaagcaaaaaaaggaaatacaTTCTCACCACAGACCTGAAATTATTTAACGCTATGGTCAAGCTGTTGACTTGCACTGCACACTGCATAATAAACGTGACTGGAAACTCGTAAAAACTAGAAAAGCACTGAACTACCTGGAAGTTTTTATACcagacaaaacatacaaaactgAAACCAATGGCTCTCGAATGCACTGAAcacatacaacatacagtacagtaggcaGTTAAGACACAGGTAATGACAAATAGTCAACAGGTGAATGGACAGAATGACAATGTCAACCATGGCTCAGAATAGAAGATTAACAGAGAGTAAAGTGTGACAGGATACATGGCTGAACAATAACACTGCCAAGCCTGGATATAGAATGTTGCACAACCACAACGATCACACACAAACGCGAACACAAACCCCACACACGCCCACTAAGTTGGTCAACTAGCGTAGAAAAGCTAAATACAGAACAGGAACAGGTAGCTGGATTCATAATCCACAGCACAAAGTGGGTCGGCAGTTCAGCGGACATACACAGaatgcagcaaacagcaaacaacCAACGGGATCTGACAGGACTTAACACTATCTGGCGAAGGATTGATGACTGAGATGGTGCATTTACAAATTGAACCCAAGTGTTAAGAATAAATGGCAGTAAGAAAGCAACAAGAATGACCAGCTAAGAAATGATGTGTTGCTGttatgtttcttccttattctatgcagttattatatgatttatgacttatgttctgcaattaatatcttatgttttgtcttacttctgttttatgtttttgacattttacctacattgttcaatggttgtctctgcctgatagactctggactctagctcccaaactcaaggccggggagttgtgtaaacatgtgtaaaatctccacacacggcgacagggatgagatggtgcatgcagtctgattggaccacacagacgttccaccgtagtcggacagaggggttaaaaagcagaagcaacttgaggtttgtgggctctttgcatcacaccttcgtggtgtgtgcactgatctccatCACGAGATCAATCATcagcacgatcaacatccatgcttttgatttgctttccccgttatttttattttcctttatttttataataaatcacacaaaagacaactctctcatctgcctctttatgggaaatttccaccacagttgcGGATCGAGCTAGAGCACCTGTTTTATGCATGTGTGACAAATAATCAGAAAAACACAACTGCAAATCAAGAAAATAACGATAATGGTCCATAAAAAATCCCTAACAATGTGAAtgagaggaaagagaaaaaatCTCAACACTACCACAAGACAAGTGACAAGTGACCTAAACTGAGAATAATACTACATTTTACATACATATAGACATACCCTgtcatgggaaaaattgtgtcttccttatttctatgcagttattatacgacttatgatttatgttttgcatttaatattttatgtcttgtcttactgtatgcatttggcaTTTCACCTGTTTTGTTCAAtgattgtctctgcctgatagactctcgtCTCAAGCCTCCAAAACCCAAGGCTAGGGTGTTGTGTCTCCCTgtatgttgagacttggtgctcctttctcacagatgcaggtgtgagaaagtaaaaatcttcacacactgcGTCTGGGAGGAGAGGcctgtaatttgattgggctagacagacattccaccctagttggacagagaagctaaaaggcagaaacaacttgaggattgtgtgatctttgcattatacctccgtggtgtatgttctgatctccccagctggctttttatttgctttcctcattattgttattttctttattatttcaataaatcgcacaaaaggacaactctctctcatctgcctttattgcaaaaattccaccacagaaattggcgttgtcggcaggatcccgcggcaggtcgtctggacggcgtgatcagggacggcggtcctgaggactaggttcgctcagcctccaaacctctacagcagttctgagtgggaggactgctcacccgtctggatcgcctctgacgagatccaacgaactcaaaatccaacctctactctgcccggtgagagagattccgttttgttgcgacttattgaggaaaaaaaaaaagaaaacgggtttgaaattggtttcattacttggctctgatcatttggtttagggaaagtaaggcaaataacaattaattctaagcatcccctactagactaaaacaaacaacgataaaggaaaaatataactaggactagagataataatatttctaaaacgactatttggctcaaaacatccaaaaataatatatatatatatttttttttaattttaaattcaatattcgggtaaaattaattaggtcaaagtctgccctggtggtcgagacggtggttgctaagggttggctcgtgggaccgagcttgttttgtctgtactgaggatacagaccagtgtgcagatctgagcgcagtccagagggagtggacaaggaaataaaagacggcttctgtaagacggagcgcgtttgcagggggaagtggttttgagatacgagggacccgggtcttagaggggcctgacggtgagggaccacttccgagaaccctgtcgctgatctgagcggttccctttctacggagacgtccgtggaagagaaatttcgaaaaaaggttccggccggaacacatgaaaatctaaggcaggaaaccgccgggactctgaaagatgggttcggggcaatctaagtctccaccaccagactgcagcattacaaaattaatgagacgtaaatatggtgatgagtgcgtgtcatgtcttcacgactggacaaaacattatgggtttcaagaaggtggatcactcagtgtgaaggacatacgcgctttaaaagaaaaattagaagaaaaggagaaacagctccgtaaaagcaaaacaattaaagttaaaactttagaggaaattgaattaaataatagATGCCTTGAAATATGGGTTAAAGAATTcgaacgcagggaaagattaaaatgccaaaaagaactaggagggagaaaggatgagagtggtgacgtagctggcagaaaagataacaactctgtggaagcttgcacaccgccaccatacacacatacacacacacaacatgatgagaaacagagcgctcccactgtttctgctttgtatccttttgcagagctgagcgcggtcaaggtgaatcccgacctggactccttctacgtcagcaggaaggccgggcagggtggacagcaggatcaacagcctgaccaacagcaACTGCCTGCCCCGCATCAacagcctgcaccactgcagcagcctggcccacatcaacagcctggccaacctctgttatcaggagctgcaacatcggctgcagagcagtcagagcatgtggaggacagtgtaaatgccacaccaactcctggaatgGATGTAGAGGCGTTCTGGGCCAattcacctgtcggcttcattcctacatcatccactgccacaggctctgcccatgcaccaactgccactacgagtgctgcctctgcaactaccagcgttcgtaccctaaggagcaacacaccagtagctccagtaatcagcttgcccatggtggaagtggccggccctgaaggaagcatgttagtgcacagaccatggactagcgctgacatagctgactttgctcaaaatctcccagacatcactgtatcaggaaagacattcggtgccaaccttctggctttctgccaggagtacagacccactggagctgagatccgtcgcatcctggccaaacgtcttgcaccttgtgaataccaaaagctggctagacaattgcctgatgtgacactggctctcaaacacaaagactggacaaacaacttaaatgatggattcgttaccgcagtgaggacgcttgttgcccacctcgaaactgcgttccctgataaagtctgtatgattaaagtcactacatgcaaacaacaaccagaggaatcagttgatgactttgttcaccgcctcaccactacatacaacacacacggaggagttcatcctccccctgaaggagtgggaggactcgtttgttcaacatacgagagtcacctgtgtgaactggtgatgaaaggcttactccctgaagtttttgacgccgtgaagcagtcatacatcggatggaaagaagaagcgcgtctgtctgacctcacaagacacgcacgccatgcttatgacactcttcagcagaggaagatggcgaagaaggaaaaacaacagagcgaattgtatctgccatccttggagatgttctctgcaatgcataacaataacagaggagcgggcaggtttcgcgggcgaggaagaagagacttcagacggaattggcccaacagagacacaggaggcgcatctggagatccaggaaacgctTGCCACATCTGTGGCGAGATGGGACATTGGAAGAAGCACTGCCCCcggctacgtcaggttccaccctcccgggcactctcgtcagactgactagaggaggagcccagcgaaggtttccgttcacatgatgacgtagacggtaccgcacagacacacacacactcgatcacacttgatacatgctcaatcgattcaaattcatgcttgcctgcttgcaatgaagacttgctttctgctcaaaatatcccacagagtgattctgaaaagaataacaaacagctaaatgacaactgctgcatgactttacagtcaaatggtttcaaacaatttcctgagtttgctctgacggttcaaggtgaacgtatggtgtttttagtagactcaggagcaacaaattcggtaataaaatcttccatgttttccaatccacctaaaatgagtggacgatttgtgcacactataggttcgtctggccagacaataaaagaaaaacttactgtgcctctgtcttgcacaacatcagacggcaagacactcaaacattcatttttgctttcaaacttatgcccagttaatctattaggaagagatctcatgtgtaatttaggtatttcactgatttccactccggagggagtgcaggtcacaaccacggacaatgtgaataattattccttcgtttgtgttaatttcagctcagagccgctgctctactcttatcagtggctgctgaagggaggggctgtaactgaggccctcatacaggctgctcgacagcttgtttcctcacagaatacgacctttagagacacatctgacctgtcttgtacagcacatgtgtccactggtcctgatgaggagtttgaaaaatcatggttacgcacacatgcggacaaactgacctcaacctctcttttttgggatgaacataggtctgcgcttgcgatttctctcactaacgaacaagagagatttgttgatgcttattctacagatccacatgtccttctgtcaaaacatgacggagacagatggcaggacttgggtcctttcgtggacagatgtcaacgggaaggagactggcaaacgacttccgacccgaatgtgatgtattcacctactttgcatgtttacaaaaaactttttcagtctaactttcatgcgcagcgtacagtgcacttggtacctcaacattccacacacactccacaccacgtgtttttgtcagaggacgctctgacgcagtatccagccttacaggaagttccggcttccctgtgggccacacacaaatatgatgtaggtttgatcaaaggatgtgacccagtggtcatcacgccaaaatctgactacagaccatgcaaaccgcaataccctttaaagagagaagcaattgaaggaataacaccggtgtttaactctcttttgaaagcaggagtcatcgtcccatgtgacaactctccagtgaggactccactcttcccagttaagaaaatcagagacaaaggacagccaacagaatggaggtttgtccaggatctgcaagcagtaaatgcggcggtccaaccacgcgcgcctacggtaccgaacccctacacaattctttctcaggttccgcccaaggctaaatttttttcagtaattgatttggccaatgcttttttcagcgtgcccgtccacaaagacagtcaattctggtttgcttttgaattcaacggaaaatcatacacctttaccagactgtgccaggggtattcagaaagccctaccatctacaatatggcactgaaagaaagcctggatgatcttgtcttgtccccaggcaccgccctgctgcagtacgttgacgacttgatgatctgcactgaggatcaggaaacttgcgcagcagacacgatcaagctgctgaaacacctgcatgctgctggacacaaagcaagtctgtctaaattacagtttgtgcgGACGGAAGTTACCTTCTTAGGTCACATCATTACCGCggaaggaaaatccatttcacctaaaagagctgaagctattcagaacctgcctaaaccgtgcacatacaaacagcttatgtcctttttaggcatgtgctcttattgcaggaatttcattcctaactgcgccgtcttggaggctccgcttagagctctgatgcagacgtcttctgcatccaccacccgcctcacgtggacatctgaggctgaacaggcgttcaccgacctcaaactagctcttcagtcggctcctactttgggtctgcctgaccctacgcgacctttcacccaaacagtggatgagaaatcaggttgtatgacctctgtccttctacaggatcatggagggcgtccacgccctgtagcctatttctctgctaagcttgacccagtcgctgcggggctcccacgatgcctccgagcagtggctgcggcagagaaagccgtgctggcatcacgtgacattgttggctattctgatgtcaccctgctggttcctcatgccgtgtctttgatccttttggaacaaaaaacatcacatctttctacagcccgatggcttagatacaacaccatcttactggacatgccaaacatcactgtcaaaaggtgcaatgtgcttaacccagccactttgtttccaggccctgacgatggcgagcctcacaactgtgtttcggtgttgaaccaggtctgcactccgcgcccagatctgtcggaggtgccgattcctaactgtgacctcgttctctttgttgatggctccgcctctagagaccctgcttcgggccactgtcaggttggatatgcagtctgcacctctcatactgttttacagtctggccctttgccaggacattactctgctcaggctgcggagttgattgcactgaccgaagcctgtaaattggctgaagggaagtctgttactatctacacagactccagatacgcttttggcgttacgcatgactttggtgctctgtggaaacacagaaagtttttgaaatctgatggcaaacctatcttgcatcatgataaggttgctgatctgctcgacgcaattctgttaccagctgcaattgctgtatgtaagtgtcccgcacacactgggggcactgatcccatctctgctggaaacgcacgcgctgatgctgctgcgaaggcagctgcccgacttccccttcctcttgctccctgcctcttatcctccacctctacccaacctccctcttctccctctgctctgcctgatcttcagacattctctaccccacaggaacgcaagctctggctgacgaatggcgccaccagtagccatggcgtttggtatgggcccgacggcaaaccttgcctacctaaacactttttccctcatttcgcgaagttgacacatggattagaccatgtatcaaaggggggaatgttagatgctcttacaaaacattggtacactaagggattttcaatctatgcgcaaaaatactgtgaagcgtgtatgacatgcgcccaacacaacccaggtaagacgactgccaaaccactggcagctcacccaccaccggaacaggcgtttgaccatttaatgctggacttcatcgaactaacgccggcagaaggtaaaaagtattgtttagtgattgttgatatgtggtcaaaatgggtggaggccttcccagctaaacatgctaacagccatgcagttaccaaagccttgctgacagaagataattcccagatgggggattccatctaaaatcagcagtgacaacggctcacactttgcaaaccaagccctcgaggaagtgggaaagtttctgaacattgacatcagaaagcactgctcttaccaccctcaaagcggaggggcggtagagagagagaatggcactttgaaaaacaaactggctaaatgctgctcagagactggtctcaagtggactcaggctcttcccattgtgctctcatacatgagaatgaggagaaggatgagaacaaacctcagcccgtatgagatcctatttggtagacctcctatgatgggactccaccctgagactgagactaggattttaccacctactgaaatgtgcgaagacgcaatgctacagtactgtaagaacttatcctctgttctgtcccaaatctctaaacaggtgaaagcggctctgcccaaacaggcgacagaaccactgcacatatttcaaccaggagactgggtgatcattaaggagcttcgcaggaagcactggaactcaaagcggtggcaaggtcccttccaagtccttctgacgaccaacacggctgtgaagatcgcagaaagagcgacttggatccactccagccactgcaggaaggtcccggatccgacagacgaccctccatctacatctacaccacacgagaaatccaccactgacgaaaagaactgagaaggacgaccctcgctgtgctcacacacgcactgaggcgaggctgcgttgaccgttcagctaaaggtgtgagccaagcgccgcctgaagctgcgccggtgaatcacactgtcagaccatacatctacacacacgttcctgagaaaacacacacacgagcagccttgagttgccgacgctggacgacgtgtagactcttcacatcacgggagtgacagtgactcagacgacattgggaggaaacctggcggtgataacgaatcccaagtgtctctgtgatcagctgatcacaacctgaagaaccccaacaaactgtcaaggtgtcaacaaacaggttggaaacaatctaacgctactattcaacaggaagaagaagacactgattgtgaccctgttgctttgatccttattgtatgttactttaatatttgctctaaattgtgtggttgatttacatgtatacctctctgtgatttcatccactattcttaaacaaagcattttatgcttccacttgattcacactttcacacaaatttttatcttccactgacacaaaatggcattcaccagacgaaacctgataaaaatgattgtcatatcaacc
This Betta splendens chromosome 14, fBetSpl5.4, whole genome shotgun sequence DNA region includes the following protein-coding sequences:
- the LOC129605132 gene encoding uncharacterized protein LOC129605132 isoform X1 — protein: MRRSNHARLRVPVHKDSQFWFAFEFNGKSYTFTRLCQGYSESPTIYNMALKESLDDLVLSPGTALLQYVDDLMICTEDQETCAADTIKLLKHLHAAGHKASLSKLQFVRTEVTFLGHIITAEGKSISPKRAEAIQNLPKPCTYKQLMSFLGMCSYCRNFIPNCAVLEAPLRALMQTSSASTTRLTWTSEAEQAFTDLKLALQSAPTLGLPDPTRPFTQTVDEKSGCMTSVLLQDHGGRPRPVAYFSAKLDPVAAGLPRCLRAVAAAEKAVLASRDIVGYSDVTLLVPHAVSLILLEQKTSHLSTARWLRYNTILLDMPNITVKRCNVLNPATLFPGPDDGEPHNCVSVLNQVCTPRPDLSEVPIPNCDLVLFVDGSASRDPASGHCQVGYAVCTSHTVLQSGPLPGHYSAQAAELIALTEACKLAEGKSVTIYTDSRYAFGVTHDFGALWKHRKFLKSDGKPILHHDKVADLLDAILLPAAIAVCKCPAHTGGTDPISAGNARADAAAKAAARLPLPLAPCLLSSTSTQPPSSPSALPDLQTFSTPQERKLWLTNGATSSHGVWYGPDGKPCLPKHFFPHFAKLTHGLDHVSKGGMLDALTKHWYTKGFSIYAQKYCEACMTCAQHNPGKTTAKPLAAHPPPEQAFDHLMLDFIELTPAEGKKYCLVIVDMWSKWVEAFPAKHANSHAVTKALLTEDNSQMGDSI
- the LOC129605132 gene encoding uncharacterized protein LOC129605132 isoform X2; this encodes MGSGQSKSPPPDCSITKLMRRKYGDECVSCLHDWTKHYGFQEGGSLSVKDIRALKEKLEEKEKQLRKSKTIKVKTLEEIELNNRCLEIWVKEFERRERLKCQKELGGRKDESGDVAGRKDNNSVEACTPPPYTHTHTQHDEKQSAPTVSALYPFAELSAVKVNPDLDSFYVSRKAGQGGQQDQQPDQQQLPAPHQQPAPLQQPGPHQQPGQPLLSGAATSAAEQSEHVEDSVNATPTPGMDVEAFWANSPVGFIPTSSTATGSAHAPTATTSAASATTSVRTLRSNTPVAPVISLPMVEVAGPEGSMLVHRPWTSADIADFAQNLPDITVSGKTFGANLLAFCQEYRPTGAEIRRILAKRLAPCEYQKLARQLPDVTLALKHKDWTNNLNDGFVTAVRTLVAHLETAFPDKVCMIKVTTCKQQPEESVDDFVHRLTTTYNTHGGVHPPPEGVGGLVCSTYESHLCELVMKGLLPEVFDAVKQSYIGWKEEARLSDLTRHARHAYDTLQQRKMAKKEKQQSELYLPSLEMFSAMHNNNRGAGRFRGRGRRDFRRNWPNRDTGGASGDPGNACHICGEMGHWKKHCPRLRQVPPSRALSSD